The following coding sequences are from one Streptomyces angustmyceticus window:
- a CDS encoding bifunctional DNA primase/polymerase, translating to MARPAPPLGPDPDPGPGPGPGPGPSTNPDPNPGLAPTPPEDPHAAALAHALQAAERGYPVIPLTRNKLPALRSPHRGHPEVPPCRGECGRLGHGVHDASTDPLTVRRMFAAAPWATGYGLACGRPPHHLIGIDLDTKNGADGLTALRFLAEQHDFPIPPTVTVLTPSGGRHLWLTGPPSPTVTNSVGRLAPGIDVRGAGGYLVGPGSLTARGRYALAPGTPHHPAPVPDTLLALLTAPSASTRREPPYGAPPQPAAALVRFVRASPVGQRNARLYWAACRADDSGLAQELAARLTEAARHTGLSTQEARATIASATRRRQNSPIP from the coding sequence ATTGCCCGCCCTGCTCCGCCCCTCGGCCCCGACCCTGATCCTGGTCCTGGCCCTGGCCCTGGCCCTGGCCCAAGCACCAACCCCGACCCCAACCCCGGCCTTGCCCCCACCCCTCCCGAGGATCCGCACGCCGCCGCCCTCGCCCACGCCCTCCAGGCCGCCGAGCGCGGCTACCCCGTCATCCCGCTGACCCGCAACAAGCTCCCAGCCCTCCGCTCCCCGCACCGAGGGCACCCCGAGGTCCCGCCCTGCCGCGGCGAGTGCGGCCGGCTCGGGCACGGCGTCCACGACGCGAGCACCGACCCGCTCACCGTCCGCCGCATGTTCGCCGCCGCCCCCTGGGCCACCGGTTACGGCCTCGCCTGCGGGCGGCCGCCGCACCACCTCATCGGGATCGACCTCGACACCAAGAACGGCGCCGACGGCCTCACCGCCCTCCGGTTCCTCGCCGAACAGCACGACTTCCCGATCCCGCCCACCGTCACGGTCCTCACCCCCAGCGGCGGCCGCCACCTCTGGCTCACCGGCCCGCCCTCCCCCACCGTCACGAACTCGGTCGGACGGCTCGCCCCCGGCATCGACGTCCGCGGCGCCGGCGGCTACCTCGTCGGCCCCGGCTCACTCACCGCCCGCGGGCGCTACGCCCTGGCGCCGGGGACCCCGCACCACCCCGCCCCCGTCCCGGACACCCTGCTCGCGCTCCTCACCGCCCCCTCTGCGTCCACCCGCCGCGAGCCCCCCTACGGCGCCCCACCCCAGCCCGCCGCAGCGCTCGTACGCTTCGTCCGCGCCTCCCCGGTGGGCCAGCGCAATGCCCGCCTCTACTGGGCCGCCTGCCGCGCCGACGACTCCGGCCTCGCCCAGGAACTCGCCGCCCGACTGACGGAGGCCGCCCGCCACACCGGCCTGTCCACCCAGGAGGCCCGCGCCACCATCGCCTCGGCAACCCGCCGCCGGCAGAACTCACCGATCCCGTAG
- a CDS encoding class I SAM-dependent methyltransferase has product MERSFEELVAEADAVSVEGWDFSWLAGRATEERPSWGYQRAMSARLARASAALDIQTGGGEVLAGAAKLPPVMVATESWPPNVAKATALLHPRGAVVVADADEPPLPFGDAAFDLVTSRHPVTVWWEEIARVLRPGGTYFSQQVGPASVFELVEYFLGPQPEDVRRARHPEDARRAAEAAGLEVTDLRAESLRTEFFDIGAVVYFLRKVVWMVPGFTVEQYRERLRELDELIRAEGAFVAHTTRFLIEARRS; this is encoded by the coding sequence ATGGAGCGTTCTTTTGAGGAGCTGGTGGCCGAGGCCGATGCCGTGTCGGTCGAGGGGTGGGATTTCTCGTGGCTGGCGGGTCGGGCCACGGAAGAGCGGCCCTCGTGGGGTTATCAGCGGGCGATGAGCGCGCGGCTGGCGCGGGCGTCGGCGGCATTGGATATCCAGACGGGTGGCGGGGAGGTGCTGGCCGGGGCGGCGAAGTTGCCGCCGGTGATGGTGGCGACGGAGTCCTGGCCGCCGAACGTCGCCAAGGCCACCGCTCTGCTGCACCCGCGCGGCGCGGTCGTGGTGGCCGATGCGGACGAGCCGCCGCTGCCGTTCGGCGATGCGGCCTTCGACCTGGTGACGAGCCGCCATCCGGTGACCGTGTGGTGGGAGGAGATCGCCCGTGTGCTGCGGCCCGGCGGCACGTACTTCTCCCAGCAGGTCGGACCGGCCAGCGTGTTCGAGCTGGTCGAGTACTTCCTGGGGCCGCAGCCGGAGGACGTACGGCGGGCCCGTCATCCGGAGGACGCGCGTCGGGCGGCCGAGGCGGCGGGCCTGGAGGTGACCGATCTGCGTGCGGAGTCGCTGCGGACCGAGTTCTTCGACATCGGGGCGGTCGTCTACTTCCTGCGCAAGGTGGTGTGGATGGTTCCCGGGTTCACGGTGGAGCAATACCGGGAGCGTTTGCGGGAGTTGGACGAGCTGATCCGGGCGGAGGGGGCCTTCGTGGCGCATACGACCCGGTTCTTGATCGAGGCGCGGCGGAGTTGA
- a CDS encoding GNAT family N-acetyltransferase — protein MLIRRAVGRDAGRLTRLVRSSRAYEGRYSSMVEGYRVGPDYIEAHRVFVAVEEIPVGEGGGERVVGFYALLVEAAELDLMFVSDQAQGYGIGRRLVEHMRGEARKAGIDGVRVVSHPPAEGFYRSVGARPVGTVPANPPAVKWDRPEFVFLVGEVGEGE, from the coding sequence ATTTTGATTCGGCGGGCTGTGGGGCGGGACGCTGGGCGGCTTACCCGGCTGGTGCGGAGTTCTCGGGCGTATGAGGGGCGCTATTCCTCGATGGTTGAGGGGTATCGGGTGGGGCCGGATTACATCGAGGCGCATCGGGTCTTTGTCGCCGTGGAGGAGATACCGGTCGGGGAGGGCGGCGGTGAGCGGGTGGTGGGGTTCTATGCGCTGCTGGTGGAGGCGGCCGAGCTGGATCTGATGTTCGTGTCGGACCAGGCGCAGGGGTACGGCATCGGGCGCCGGCTGGTCGAGCACATGCGGGGTGAGGCGCGGAAGGCTGGGATCGACGGGGTGCGGGTGGTGTCGCATCCGCCTGCCGAGGGTTTCTATCGCAGTGTGGGCGCCCGGCCCGTCGGGACGGTGCCCGCGAATCCGCCGGCGGTGAAGTGGGACCGTCCGGAGTTTGTCTTTCTGGTGGGTGAGGTGGGTGAGGGTGAGTGA
- a CDS encoding DUF4186 domain-containing protein, whose protein sequence is MSDSVPRSLDQRLDVIARHPFRAKFHLRGRELATAELSGPSAMRWHAYDLIAKRLAPAEPYKDGKQTPYRGHPVFVAQHATATCCRTCLERWHEIPKGRELSRAERAYVVGVICRWIEREVECSSGTMNAGPNA, encoded by the coding sequence ATGTCTGATTCTGTGCCCCGCTCGCTCGACCAGCGGCTGGATGTCATTGCGCGGCATCCTTTTCGTGCGAAGTTTCATTTGCGCGGGCGGGAGTTGGCCACGGCCGAGTTGAGTGGCCCTTCGGCGATGCGGTGGCATGCCTATGACCTCATTGCCAAGCGGCTGGCGCCGGCGGAGCCGTACAAGGACGGGAAGCAGACGCCGTACCGCGGTCACCCGGTCTTTGTCGCGCAGCACGCGACCGCGACCTGCTGTCGTACCTGCCTTGAGCGTTGGCACGAGATCCCCAAGGGGCGGGAATTGAGCCGCGCGGAGCGTGCCTATGTGGTGGGGGTGATCTGCCGGTGGATCGAACGTGAGGTGGAGTGTTCTTCGGGGACGATGAATGCCGGGCCTAACGCTTGA